CCGGCGTGGAGAGAAGGGCGTCGACCGTGAACGGCTCTTCGAGATCGCCGACCGTGATGCCAATCCCCGTGCCGTAGTCCTCCGCCGAGCCCTCGGCCTTCGACTCGGCGTGTTCCCATGCGAGGCGACGGTGGACGGTGGGGCCGCCTCGGCGCTCCTCGCCGTGATCGATGATGTCGTCGTGGATCAGCATCCAGCTCTGGAAGTGCTCCATCGCGGCGGCGGCGGGCACCACCACCTTCGGATCTCGACCCGTGGCGATGTGGTATCCGGCGAGGAGACAGATCGCCCGGAATCGCTTTCCCCCGCGAAGCGTGAACTCTTCCAGAATATCGAGGTACGGACGCACGGTGGGGGTGGCCCTTCGTCGCTCCGCCGCGTACTGTCGGGCAATCTCCCTCTCGATCGATCGCCGGTACTTCGCGAGCTCGGAGAACTCCACGGTTCGCCCCGCCGGCGGGATTGGCATTCGTATTTAAGCGCTCGACCCTGCCGGGAGCGATGGAGACCCGGGCGTTTGTCCGTCTCGTCGGCGAGATGCTCGAAGCGATGGACCAGCACCTCGCGGCCGCGCGGCCAGTGCGGGACGGGTTTGTCGTCCTCAGCACGGACGGGTTCCTCTTCGTGTTCGCCCCCCGCGCAGATCGGGTGAGCCCGGCATCGGTCCACCACTGGCTCGAGACAAATGGGGCCCCTGCGGAGCGGCTCGTGCTGTTCTCGCCCGATCCCGTGTCCGGCGCCGTCCGCGGGGAGGTGGGAGACGGCGGCGGGACCGTGGTCGATGGCCCCGCGTTCGTGAATCTCGTCCAGCAGCTGGGAATCGAGTCACCGCTCCTCCCCCCCTCTCCCCCGGTCAGCGGCGCTCCGCGCGGGCACTACCTCCCGACGGTCGAGCGGTTGGAGGCCATCCTGGGCCGGGCCCGGAGTTGGGAGGACTCGGGCGTTCCGGCGCTATCGCTCCGGTTCTATCGGCAGGCGGCCGCCCTCAAGCCGGAGTATCTACCCGCCCTCATCGGCGTGGCACGTTCGCTCGCGATCCTCGGACAGTGGAAGGAAGCAGATGCGGCCTGGAAAGAAGTGCAGGCGCTCCATCCGGATAACCCGGACGCTCGGCTCGGCCGTGCGGTCGTGCTCGGGGCGCTCGGTCGAACCGACCGGGAGATCCGTGCGTACCGGGGACTCGTGCGCGATTTCCCGGACCTCACTGCGGCGCATGCCGGCCTCCTCGGAGCGCTGATCGAGTCCGAGCAGTGGGTCGAAGCACGGGGCGAAGTCGAAACGATGCTCCGGGCTTCACCCTCGGACGCCCATCTACGCCTGCTCTCCGCTCTTGCCTGCGAACGCACCGGCGACGCCGCGGGAGCGCGCCTCGAGCTGAACACCGCGCGAGCCCTGGGCCTGACCACGGAGGCCGAGGCCACGGCACGGCAGAGCGTGGAGGCGTCCATCCGGGTCGCTCGGCAGAGGGCCTCCGCCTCACCCCCGCCGATGTCGAAGCCCCCGGCCCACGCCCGGCGAAGTTCCGCCGCTCCCTCCAGGCGGCTCCGGTCCGGGCGAAAAGGTAAGCTATCCTCTTCGACGTAGTCGAGCGATTGGAAGGGCCGCATGCGCATCGTCTCCGTTCTACCGAGTGCCACCGAGATCGTCTGCGCTCTCGGCCACGCGTCGGATCTAGTCGGTCGGAGCGAGGAGTGCGACTACCCACCCGCCGTGCGATCCCGGCCGGCGGTCATGCGACCGAAGCACAGGGACGGCCATCTCTCCTCGGAGGAGATCGATGCGCGAGTGCGCGAGGTTCGGGGCCGGGGGGAAAGCCTGTACACATTGGACATCCCCCTGCTCACGAAGCTCGCGCCCCAGCTGCTCCTCACCCAGGACCTATGCGGCGTCTGTTCGGTAACGGAGGAGGAGGTCGTCGCCGCGTGCCGTGAGGCCGGGATCGCTCCGACGATCGTTTCGCTGACCCCCCGGACGCTCTCCGACGTGTGGGACACGGTCGGGGCGGTGGCACGTGCGATCGGGGACGAGGCCGCGGGCGATCGGATCGAAGCCGAGCTGAGGGCCCGGTCGACCGCACCCCCTCTGTCCGGCCGTGTCCCACTGGTGGCCATCGTGGAATGGCTGGATCCCCCTATCCTCGCCGGCCTGTGGACGCCGGATATCGTGCGCGCGGCCGGCGGAGACGCGATCGGTCCGTGCTCCGGTGAGCCCGGCATTCGGACGACGTGGGAGGAGATCGATCGGTACGCTCCCGATCTCGTCGTGCTCAGCCCGTGCAGCTTTTCCGTGGAGCGAACGCAGTCGGAACTGGAACGCCCTTCGCTGCACGCCGGCATGGACCGCCTCACTCCCCGCCTCGGGATCTACATCGCCGACGAGGCCTACTTCAGCCGGCCGGGCCCCCGGCTCGCGGACGGGATCGATATGGTTCGGGGGCTCCTGACGGGTCGTGAGGATGCGCATCCGATGCCTGTGCGGCGGTGGGCGTCCTCCACGAGGAAGATCGAATGACCGGTCCGAATACAAGCTACTACTACACGACGACGGCCTATCCCGCCGCTCCCGCGCGCTACGCGACCTCTCCCATCGAGATCCGCGACCTCCT
Above is a genomic segment from Thermoplasmata archaeon containing:
- a CDS encoding tetratricopeptide repeat protein, coding for METRAFVRLVGEMLEAMDQHLAAARPVRDGFVVLSTDGFLFVFAPRADRVSPASVHHWLETNGAPAERLVLFSPDPVSGAVRGEVGDGGGTVVDGPAFVNLVQQLGIESPLLPPSPPVSGAPRGHYLPTVERLEAILGRARSWEDSGVPALSLRFYRQAAALKPEYLPALIGVARSLAILGQWKEADAAWKEVQALHPDNPDARLGRAVVLGALGRTDREIRAYRGLVRDFPDLTAAHAGLLGALIESEQWVEARGEVETMLRASPSDAHLRLLSALACERTGDAAGARLELNTARALGLTTEAEATARQSVEASIRVARQRASASPPPMSKPPAHARRSSAAPSRRLRSGRKGKLSSST
- a CDS encoding cobalamin-binding protein is translated as MRIVSVLPSATEIVCALGHASDLVGRSEECDYPPAVRSRPAVMRPKHRDGHLSSEEIDARVREVRGRGESLYTLDIPLLTKLAPQLLLTQDLCGVCSVTEEEVVAACREAGIAPTIVSLTPRTLSDVWDTVGAVARAIGDEAAGDRIEAELRARSTAPPLSGRVPLVAIVEWLDPPILAGLWTPDIVRAAGGDAIGPCSGEPGIRTTWEEIDRYAPDLVVLSPCSFSVERTQSELERPSLHAGMDRLTPRLGIYIADEAYFSRPGPRLADGIDMVRGLLTGREDAHPMPVRRWASSTRKIE